GCCGACCTACTGTTGGACGCCGCGGAGGACGCCGCTCGCCGTGGATTCCTCGTCGAGCTCGGTCCCGGTCGCTTTCGCTTCGCCCACAGCCTGGTCCGGGACACCGTGTACGAGGACATCTCGCGTTCGCGACGTGCCCACTGGCACGGCATCGCGGCAGCCGCGATCGAGCGGGCCCGACCCATCGAGGTCGAGGCGTTGGCCGAACACTTCCGCCTAGCCGAGAACCCGGCGACCGTGGATCGGGTGGTGCACTACGCGCGGCTCGCGGCGGAGAACGCCGAATCCCGGTACGAGTCGCATCGAGCCGCCTGGTTCTGGCGGACCGCGCTGACCGCCTACGAGCAGTCCCCTGCCGGGGACGTGCGACTGCGCCTTGCTTTGAGCATGGGCTTGGTCCGAACCCTGGCGGTGACCGGGGATCTCGCCGAGGCACGGCGGTATCGAGCCGAGGCGATCACCCTCGTCGAAGATCTGAACGATCCCGAGGCGATCGCCGAGGTGATCGTGTCGTTCGACGTGCCCGCGATCTGGCCCGACAACGACGACCCCGCACTCGCTGCGCGCATCGCGACCATCGCACAGGAGACACTGCCGGTCCTGCCCTCGGGACGGACCGCGCTACGCGCTCGGTTGCTGGCCACGATCGCCGTGGAACTGCGCAGCGCAGGAGGCGCCCGAGGCAGGCAGGCCGCCTGCGAGGCCGAGGAACTCGCCCGCGAGCTGGGCGACCCGGCGTTGCTCGCCTTCGCGCTCAATGCCCGATTCCTGCAGTCGTTCGAGCGGGCCGGGCTGGCGCCGAGCCGGGTGCGCATCGGGCGCGAACTGGTCGAGGTGGCTCGTGCCAACGGACTGGTGAGTTACGAGGTGCTCGGGCACCTGGTGCTGATTCAGGCCCATGCCGCGCTCGCGGATCTGGTCGCCGCCGATCGCCACACCGAGATCGTCGACCGGCTCGGCGTGGACTATCAGATCCCGCTGGTGGGGGTGTTCACCGACTGGTATCGCGCCCTGCGCTGCACGATCCAGGATGCTGTCCCCGACGCCATCGTCCGCTATCGGGCTGCCGCCGCGCGCTTGGTGGGCACGGGAATGGCGGGATTGGACGAGGGGATCCTGGGATTCGCCCTGTACTGCACACAATTCGCGCACGCAGGAGCGGAGCCGAGAACCGATGCGGCCTGCGACTGTGGTCCGTATCGGCCTTGGTGCCGCCCGGCACTCCAGCCCGATGCGTACCAGCGCAACGCGGCGACTCGCGCCGATGGAGCGGCCCGAGTCGCCGTCCCCGATTCGCCCCGCGACCTGCTGTTCGAGGCCCGTACCTGCCTGCAGGCCATGCACGCCATCGCGAGCGGTGATCGGCCGACGATGCAACGGCTGGCGACGGAACTGGCCCCCGCTGCAGAAGAACTCGCGGGGGCGGGCAGCGGCCTGCTGACCCTACGGCCGGTGGCGTGGTATCTGGGGGAACTCGCGATCGCCCTGGGACGCCCGGCGGAGGCCGAACAGCACTACCGGCATGCCTTGACCGTCGCCGAACGCGCGGGATCGGCGAGTTGGGCGACGGCGGCGCGGGATGCGCTGTCGAGCCTGGATCACTCCGCGGACGCGCCAGGGCGCGACGACTGAAGCGGAAGCTGTGATCAATCGGCGGACTGTCGCTGCGGCGCGTAGGCGAGGATCAATCGGTTGTGGTCCAACGGATCATGCTGGACCGGGGTGGGGCCTCGACCGTAGCGCCGGGTGAGATCGAACGGCGTGTGCACCGTCGTCGACCAGCCTCGCTGGTTCATCTCGTCCACCGGTTCCGGCCTGCCATCGACGACGAACAACCCCTGCAGGTCGATGCCGAGCTGCTGTTTCGCGGTGAAGTACATGGCATTGTTCCGGACTTCGGGGGGTTCCGGAAGAATCCTGATCTCATATCCCAGCGTGCTACCTGGGGCGGTCAACTCGTGGATGGCGGTGAAGAGACGCAGTTCGGCGGCCGGGGACAGGTAGAACACCAGACCCTCGACCAGCCACGCAGTGGGCGCGGTGGGTAGAAATCCCTCCGCGAGCAGCCTGGCAGGCCAATCCTCGTGGAGATCGATTGCTATCTGTCGTCGGTCGCAGCGTGGTGTCGCATCCACCGAATCGAAGACCCGCTGTTTGTACCGCAGAACCTCGGATTGATCGAGTTCGTAGACCGTGCAATCCGACGGCCATTCCAAGCGGAATGCGCGGGAATCGAGCCCGGCGCCCAGTAGGACGACCTGCTTATTGCCAGCCTGCACCGACTGTAATAGGAAATCGTCGAGAAATCTCGTTCGGAGGCCGAAATAGCGGCCTAATCGTCCCCACAAAGCGTTGGTGTCACCGCCGGGCACGTCCTCGATGCGCAACGGCCAGCCCTCGGTATCGGGCGACGCCCGGACGAGGAACTCGGCCAGCGGGTCCTGGGCGAGGCTGTCGGCCCGGTTGGTCTCGATGGATCTGGCTGCGGCGATCAACAGCGCGGTTCTGCCTACACCGGCGTCGATTCCACCGGTCTTATCGGTTCTCGGAAGCACTGATCCTCCGGGGTCTACACAGGGCGTCCGCGTCCTGACATGGACGCGGACGGACATGACCGAGCGGTGGCAGATCACTGGCTGGAACCCCACGGCGCTGCGCATGGTGGGGCGCCGTTCGGAGGCCGGAGTGCCTGCGTTGGGACTACGACTCGGCCGTGGTCATCGGACGGCGGGCGACGTGGCGTGATAGCGCGGCGCCGCGTGCGAAGATCGGTGCGGGAGCGGCAGCCCGCCGCTCCCGCACCGTCGCCGCTGGTCAGCCTTGCGGGACGAGACGGTCACCGGGGATATCGGACTTGTCCGGCCGGTAGAAGTCCTTGATGGCGATGTCCCAGCTCTCGACGGTGATCTGGTCGGCCTCGTTGGGCTCCAACGCCGCGAAGAGCGCGTTGATGTTCTCGAGCGCGAACCCGATGCCGATCATGATCGAGACGAAATTCGGCCGAGTGACCAGGCCGTCGCCGTCAAGGTCTCCGAGCGTGGTGAGCGCGCCGGCGAACTCGGTGATGGTCTCCTCGAAACGCTCCGGAGACAACACGCAGGCCGCGAATTCCTCGAAGGTGATGACGTTGTCGTTATTGGTGTCGAGCTCCGCGGCCAACGTCGACCACCATTGCCGGAATGAGGCGACGGAAGCGCTCTTGCGTTCCTCTGCGGCCTCCGGGATCGCTTCGAGGACCCGATCCGACATAAGTTCGAAATCGTTGGACTCGAGGTTTCCCGATCCGTCGACATCGAACAGGGAGAAGATAAGCTTGACGCGTTCCAGCGCGGCCGTGTCCATGGTAAATCCATTTCTGAGGAAGATGCTGCAGGGGATGAGGGAGGAAGCTTCCCAGTTAGGTGGCAGTCGCCCAGCGAACCGGCGATTCCGGTGAAGCAGAAATCATAATAGTGCGATGCGGAATTAGATCCATGCTTTTCCTCGCGGGCTGCTCGATTTGCCTCTTCTACTATGCACGGCCGGATCCGACATGTCCGCTAAATGATCACTGTTCATCATAAAGGGTTAATCTGTGTTCTGAGTGCCGGGTCGATGCTGGGCCGAAAGAGGGATCGATCCGCTTCCGGCGGTCACCCGAAGGGAGCCTCTCGCCGGGGCGAAAGTTACTTTCCGGTCGATGAACCCGCTTGCGCGAGGCGACGTTTCAGCTGTCGACCAATCCCGCGTCGTAGGCGGCCAGCCCAGCCTGGGTGCGGTTGGTGCACCCCAGCTTGGCCAGCGTCCGAGACACGTATCCCTTGACCGTCGCCTCGGTGAGGAACAGCCGGCGTCCGATCTGAGCGTTGGACAGGCCTTCGCCCAGACACACCAACACGTCTCGTTCCCGATCGGTCAGCCCGGCCACCAACCGCTCGGCCTGCTCCTTGTGTCGTCGCTCCGTGGTCGAGGCGGTGAGCAATCGACGAGTGGCCTCCGGGGAGAGCACCGTGTGACCGGCGGCGGCCACCCGCACCAGACTGATGAGATCTTCCGGCGGGGTCGATTTCACCAGGAAGCCTGCGGCGCCCGCCCGCAATGCGCGGAGCACGTACTCGTCGGCATCGAAGGTCGTCAACACCACGACCACCGGAGCGTCCTGCTCGGATCGGATGTGTTCGGTCGCGGCCAACCCGTCCATTCCAGGCATCCGCAGGTCCATCAGGACGACATCGGGTCGATGCCGTCGGACGGAGTCCACCGCCGAGGCCCCATCGTGGGCGAGATCGACCACCTCGATATCGGCGGCGGAATCCAGGATCGTGCGCAGATGCATGCACACCATCGGTTCGTCGTCGACGATCAGCAACCGGATCGGCGGGGAGCTCATCGGTGTGATCCCTCCACTGCCGGGCTGGAAGTCGGTACCTGCGCGGGCAGTATCGCATCGACGAGGAATCCACCCTCCTCCGTCGGACCGGCCTGCAGGGTTCCCTCGATGAGTTCGACTCGATGCCGTACCCCGAGCAGCCCGGTGCCCGAACCCACGGCGGCGAGCTGCGGATCACCCCGATGTGAGTGCGCCGATTCGCGTGGCGGGCGACCATTGCGGACCTCGACCCGCACGCGGTGCACCTCGTAATGCACCCGGACCAGGACATCGGCGCCGTACGCGTGTTTGCGGACATTGGTCAGTGCCTCGGCGATGGTGCGATGGACGGTTCGTGCCACGGTGGGTGACACCAGGCCGGGGTTGCCCGCCACGCGGAGTGCGGCGGGCAACCCGACCGACGCCGATTCCTCGACAAGGCGGCGAAGCCCCGGTTCTCCTGGCTCGGCGGCCTCCGGAACCGAGGACACGTCAGCCGCCCGCAGGGCGCCGACCAGTTCGTCGAGCTCGTCGAGCGCCTGCCTACCGTTGTCGATCAGATCGGTGGCCGCGGCCCGGGTCTCCGTCGATGCGGCCGCGCTCAGCGGCCCGGTGCGAGCCAGCATGTCGTGCACGCTGCCGATCACGATGTCGTGCATCTCCTCGGCCAACCGAGTGCGTTCCGAGGCCCGGGCCCGATCGGCCCGCAACCGCTGCTCCCGGCTCGCTCGCTCGGCACGCTCGACGAGAGCGGCGATCAGGCGCCGTCGCGCCGCGACATACAGCCCCACCACCGAGGGCAACCCGACGAAGACCGAGGCGATCGTGGCCACCGAGAGGTGTGGTTCCCACGGTCGGGACGCCACCACGATCAGCGCGAGCACCGAGACCGTGGCCACGACCGGGCGTCGGGAATGGACGGCGACGGCATAGGTCGCCAACGGCGTCGCCGCCGGGACCAGGAGAACGAGCGCACCGGCGGGCGGCACCGACGTCGGTCCGAGCAACGCGAGTCCCAGCAGCCCCACGGTGTTGATCAACGTGATGGCGGTGACCAGCTGCGGATGGCGACGGCGTAGGACGAGCACGGCGGCGGTCGGGAGCTGGACGACGAGTTCCCACCAGGGAAAGACCCAGCTCCCGGCCAGGGCAGCGTGCCAGCCCGCCACGACCAGGGTCAGCGTCACCGTGAGCAGCAGCGCTACCACGCCGACCGAGACATCGCGGCCGTCCACCGGCGGTGCAACCACGGGCACCGCCCGTCGCCCGGCGGACTGGTCCTCCTCGGCCTCGGGCACCGCTTCCGGAGGGGTGGCCGCGGTGCGCAGGACACCGATCACATCGCGCAACTCCGCCAGCGCGGTGCAGCCTGCGGCGCGGACGTGCTCGGCCGCATTCCTCGTGGCCTCGGTGATCGCCGTGATCCGCAACGCACCCGCGTGCAGCACCATCAGGCTGATCCGGCGGGTGACGACATCGTGCAGCTCGGCGGCCAACCGGACACGTTCCTCCGTCCTGGCCCGATCGGCCAGCAGGTCGCGTTCCTGTTCGGCGATCTCGGCGCGCTCGGTCAGGGTGCGCACCAGCATCTCGCGCGCGGCCAGATAGAAACCGAAGAGCATCGGTGTGCAGACGTAGAGGACGCCGGAGGCCGTGGTGGCGAGGGAGTCCGACCACGGGCTCACGGCGATGGCGGTGAGCAGCGTGACCATGAACCACGCCCGTCGCCGATCCCGGACATAGAGGGTCGCCGCATAGGTGGGGAACGCGGGCGCCAAGGCCATCAGCACATTGGTCGAATCCTCGGCGGTGCTCAGCTGTCCGGGCACCGCCAACACCCACACGGCCAGTCCTGCGGTCACGAAGGCGAATCGTGGCCAGAACTGTCGCACGGTGCCCGGCCGCAGCCCGATCACCAGTGCGACGACGAGGAAACCGACCGCGCCGGCGGTGGGTTCGGTACCGGGCAGGTCCCTAGGGAGCAGGCCCGGCAACACCAGCAGCAGGACGACGACCCCCGACAGCACGGCCAGCTCCGGGAGGAGGCTGCGGAGCAGCCCTCGGAGCTGCGCGGAGGTGGCCATGGCGGTGACGCTAGATCAGTGGCCATGCCTCGGGTGTCTGACCGGCTGAAAGTACCGACCAAGGACAGCGTCCCCGCCACAGCGCACCTACTTTCGTTGGTACTCGGACGCTGCTTTGGACGCTGGTGCCCGACGGTCGACGCAGGTTGCACTGGGTGAGATCGAAGTGCGAACACCGACTAGCCGAGGACAACGATGGCGATCAGGACGTGGCGTTGGCGAGCTCCGTTGGCGCTCGCGGGAGCAATCGGGGTGGCGGGCGGCTTCCTCGCGGCCTGTGGCGGCGGCGAGGCCGTGTCGGCGGACCCCGCCGGGGCGTCGGCCGAGGCCGGAGTTCGGAGCGACACCGAGGTGGAGACCGAGAACGGCGCGGTGCGAGGAGCGATCGACGACGAGCTGCTGACCTTCAAGGGGATCCCGTTCGCCGCACCGCCGGTGGGGGAGTTGCGTTGGGAGGAGCCGCAGCCACCTCGGTCGTGGTCCGGCGTTCGGGAGGCGACCGAGTCCGGCCCCGCCTGTGTGCAGGACCCGGGGGAGCTACCGGAGGGCAGCGCCACCGAGGACTGCCTCTATCTCGATATCACTCGGCCCGCAGCCGAGTCGTCGGAGTCGAGACCGGTGGTGGTCTGGGTGCACGGCGGTGGTTTCTTCATGGGCGCCGGGTCCAACTACGACGCCGGGCGGCTCGCCGAACGCGGCGATGTCGTCGTGGTGACCGTCAACTATCGGCTCGGGATCTTCGGGTACTTCGGGCATCCGGGGATGCCCGGCTCGGGCACCTTCGGCTTGAGCGATCAGCAGGCCGCGCTGTCCTGGGTCCAGCGCAACATCGCCGAGTTCGGCGGGGATGCGGACAACATCACCCTCGCGGGCCAGTCCGCGGGCGCGATCAGCGCCTGCGCGCAGTTGACCGCACCCTCCTCGGTCGAGCTGTTCGACAAGGTCGTCATGCAGAGCGGGTCCTGTGATCTCGACTGGCCCCGCAACGCCGAATACCGCGGTCAGCCTGCGAGTGCGATCTTCGAATCGCTGCCCGAGGTGCAGGACAGAGGCCGACAGGCTGCAGGCGACCTGGGGTGCACGGGCGAGGATCCGGCGGTGATCGAGTGTCTGCGGGAGCTGCCCGTGGAGACCGTGCGTTCGAAGCTGACCGATTTCATCCTGCCCGCCTACGGGACCGAGGTGCTGCCGGTGGAACCGGCGCAGGCTCTGCGGTCCGGTGAGTTCCACCGGGTTCCGGTGCTGAGCGGACACACCCGCAACGAGGCCACGCTGGCCACCTCGATGTACGACAGCGGCCAACCGATGAGTGCCGAGACCTACGACGCGGTGTTGACCGAGACCTTCGGGGCCGATAGAGCCGAGGTGGAGGCCCGGTACCCGCTGTCCTCGTATGGATCCGCGGCCGAGGCCTGGGCCGCGATCGTGACGGACCGGAAGTGGACCTGCACCCAGTACGACACGTCCGAGGAACTGGCCCGGGAGGTCCCGGTGTTCCAGTACGAGTTCGCCGACCCCGACGCGCCCGCGTTGTCGCCGCTGCCCCCGTCGATGCCGATGGGTGCCTACCACTCCTCGGAGTTGTGGTCGCTGTTCGATCTCGGCGGCTTCGAGGCGCAGATGTCGCCCGAGCAACACGCCTTGGCGGGTCAGATGATCGATTACTGGGCGGCGTTCGCCGCGACCGGCGATCCGGGGCAGGCCGATGGGCCCGAGTGGCCCGCGTTCGACGCCGGTGACTCGGCGTACATCCAGGCGTTGGCGCCGGGCGACGGCGGCGTCGGGCCGGTGGACGGTCGAGCCGATCACCGGTGCGGTTTCTGGGCCGATCTGCAGGAATAATCGGCGTCGCCGGAAGGGTTGGCCGGTCTCGGTCGTTGTCCGAGGACACGATTCGCGCCGCCGGGGCACACCGAACCGGTCGACCCAGCCGCATCTTCCCGGTGCCCCACCGCTTCGGCCCGGAGCGGTGAAAGACGAGGTCGGCGGGTGGGTGACTCACGATGAACCGATGACCGCGCCCGCGCTCGACGCCGGCGCGGTCGTCGTCGTTGGTCCTGATCGGTCGACTGCGGAACGCTCTTGACGGTCCCTGACTGCGGTGACAGCATCCACCGCACCGATGGTTACGTAAACATCGGGCCGACCCGATGGCGAGGAAGCTCCGGGCGGTGGGAACGAGGGAGCCGAATGACAGCGCCGTCATCGATAGCGACCAGACCGGTGCGTGAGCGACCGCCGAGCGGACACGCCGATCGCCAGGTCTGGACCGGATGGGGCTTCCTCGCCCCATTCATGATCGTGTTCACCCTGGTGTTCCTGGCACCATTGGGCTATTCGATCTATCTCAGCCTGTTCCGCGACCGGATGGTCGGCGGGAATCTCTTCGTCGGATTCGAGAACTACCAGCGGGCCATCGCGGACCCCCAGTTCTGGTCCGCACTGGGCCGGGTCACCCTCTTCCTGGTCGTCCAGGTCCCCATCATGCTGGGCATCGCCCTGTTGGTGGCGTTGGCGATCGACAGCGGACGGCTCTATGGGAAGAACTTCTTCCGCATCTCCATCTTCCTGCCGTATGCCGTTCCGGCAGTGGTCGCCGCGCTGATGTGGGGCTTCATGTACGGCGACCGATTCGGTCTGGTCGGCAACATCAACGAGGTGTTCGGGATCTCCTTACCGAGCCCGCTGTCCTCGGATCTGGTGCTCGCCTCGATCGGCAACATCGTCACCTGGGAGTTCATCGGCTACAACATGCTGATCTTCTACTCCGCGCTCCGGGTGATCCCACATTCGCTCTACGAGGCCGCGCAGATCGACGGCGCGGGCCAATTCCGGGTCATCGCGGCGATCAAGCTCCCGGCCATCCGGGGCGCACTGGTCATCGCCACGATCTTCTCGATCATCGGCAGCTTCCAGCTCTTCAACGAGCCCAGCATCCTGCAGAGCCTCGCCCCGAACGCGATCAGCTCCTACTTCACGCCCAACCTCTACACCTACTCGTTGTCCTTCGCCGCTCAACAGCAGAACTACGCGGCGACCGTCGCGATTCTGATGGGCCTGGTGACGATGGTCATCGCCTACGCGGTGCAGCTGCGCGGCCTACGAAAGGACGCGTGAGGTCATGACAAGCGGAAACCCCACCGCCCCCGCCCGACGTGATCGCTCCTCGGCCGCCGTTCGCCTGCGACCGCAGCAGCCCCGGCAGCGCAGCCGCACCACCCGGAAACCCCGGCGCAGCGTGCTGCTCACCGTCCTCACCGGACTCGTCCTGATCTACAGCCTGCTTCCACTGTTCTGGCTGCTGATCAACGCCTCGAAGACGCCAGCCGGTCTGTTCGACTCCTTCGGGCTCTGGTTCGGCGAGGACTTCGCGCTGCTGGACAACATCGTCGCCACCTTCACCTACGACGACGGCGTGTTCAGCCGTTGGCTGGGCAACACCCTGCTGTACGTCGTGGTCGGTGCGGGCGGTGCCACGCTGCTCGCGGTGCTCGGCGGCTACGCGCTGGCGATCTTCGACTTCCCGGGAAAACGTGCCGTGTTCGCGGTGGTCATCGGTGCGGTCGCCGTGCCGGGCACCGCACTGGCGGTGCCGACCTTCTTGATGTTCAGTCAGCTGGGCTTGACGAACACGCCGTGGGCGGTGATCATCCCCTCGCTGATCTCGCCGTTCGGCCTCTACCTGATGTGGGTGTTCGCGGCCCAGGCCGTTCCCCGGGATCTGCTGGAAGCGGCTCGGATCGACGGCGCGGGGGAGATCCGCAGCTTCCTACGGGTCAGCCTGCCGCTGCTGGCCCCCGGCACGGTCACGGTGCTGCTGTTCACCACGGTCGCCACCTGGAACAACTACTTCCTGCCGCTGATCATGATCCGGGACCCCGATTGGTTCCCGCTCACCCTCGGGTTGAACTCCTGGAACGCGCAGGCATCGACGGCGGGCGGCGAGGTGGTGTTCCACCTGGTCATCACCGGGTCGCTGATCACCATCGCCCCGCTGATCGCCGCATTCCTGTTGCTTCAGCGGTACTGGCAGTCCGGGCTTGCCGCCGGAAGCGTCAAGGAGTGAACCACTCGCGCAGCCCGGGCGCGGCCCGCGAACCGAGTCCGACGCAGGTGCTCGACGCGACGAAGAGACGAAGCGAGGCGATCATGAACACCAGCACCCGGCACGTCGTGCGCGGGCTCGGCGTGGCCTGCGTGGCCATGCTCGGCCTCACCGCCTGCAGCTCCCCGGGCGAGGACAGTCCCAGCAGCGCGACACCTGCGGAGATCCAGGCCGCGCTCGACGAGGGCGGGACGATCACCGTGTGGGCCTGGGAACCCACCTTGGAACAGGCCGCCGCCGACTTCCAGGCGGAGTATCCGGCGGTCGAGGTCGAACTCGTCAATGTCGGAACCGGCCCCGATCAGTACACCGCGGTCCAGAACGCGGTGTCGGCGGGCGCGGGCGGACCCGATGTCGCGCAGATCGAATACTTCGCCCTCGGTCAGTTCGTCGTGACCGAGGCCGTCGCCGACCTGAGCGGATTCGGCGCCACCGAGCTCGAAGAGCTCTTCTCTCCCGGCCCGTGGAACGCGGTCAGTGCAGCGGACGGAGTCCACGCCCTCCCGATGGACTCAGGCCCGATGGCGCTGTTCTACAACCAGGATGTCTTCGAGGAACACGATGTCGAGGTCCCCACCACCTGGGACGAGTACCTCGACGCGGCCCGCGCGTTGAACGAGGCGGACCCCGACGTCTACATCACCAGCGACATCGGCGACGCGGGCTTGACCACCAGCCTGATCTGGCAGGCGGGCGGGCGACCCTACGACGTGGACGGCACCAGCGTGGGCATCGACTTCTCCGATGAGGGGACCGCGCGCTACATCGAGATCTGGCAGCAGTTGATCGACGAGGACCTGCTCGCGCCCATCGACTCCTGGACCGACCAGTGGTACCAGGGCATGGCCCAGGGCACCATCGCCACGCTCGCCACCGGCGCCTGGATGCCCGCCAACTTCGAATCCGGGGTGCCCTCCGGCGCGGGTTCCTGGCGAGTGGCGCCCCTGCCGCAATGGGAGGAGGGCGTCGACGCGGGCGCGGAGAACGGCGGCAGCGGACTGACCATCCCCCAGGCCAGCGAGAACAAGTTGCTGGCCTACGCCTTCATCGACTACGTCACCACCGGCGCGGGCGTGGGCGCCCGGCTGGACGGTGGGGCGTTCCCCGCGACCGTGGCCGATCTGGAATCCGAGGAATTCCTCGACGCCGAACTCGACTACTTCGGTGGCCAGCAGGCTAACCAGATCTTCGCCACCGCGGCGGCCGACGTCGCCGACGACTGGACCTACCTGCCGTACCAGGCCTATGCGAACTCGGTGTTCAACGACACCGTCGGCCAGTCCTACGTCTCGGATCTGCCGTTGACCGAGGGACTCCAGAGATGGCAGCAGTCCTCGAGGTCCTATGGCGCCGACCAGGGTTTCGACGTCCAGGAGTGACCGGTCTGCCTCCATGAACCGCGGCGACAGGCCGACACCGCCGGAAGAGCATCGCGAAAGGATCAGGATCTTCATGTCCCACCGCACCACCCCGAGCTGGCTGCGCGCACCGGATGGCTCCACCCCGGGCCTGGCCTTCGGCGCCGACTACAACCCGGACCAGTGGCCGCGCGAGGTGTGGGACGAGGACGTCGCCCTGATGCGGGCGGCGGGCGTCACGATCGTCTCCTTGGGCATCTTCTCGTGGGCGCGCATCCAACCCGCGCTCGACGAATGGGACTTCGAGTGGCTCGACGAGTCGATGGACCTGTTGCACGCGAACGGGATCTCCGTCGACCTGGCCACCGCGACGGCCTCACCCCCGCCCTGGTTGGCGGCGATGCACCCCGAGATCCTGCCGGTCACGCGGACCGGGGAGACACTGTGGCCCGGTGCCCGGCAACACTGGCGGCCGACCTCGCCGATCTTCCGGATGCACGCCCTGAAGCTGGTCACCCGGATCGCGGAGCGCTACCGGGACCATCCGGCGTTGGTTGCCTGGCATGTCTCCAACGAACTGGGCTGCCACAACGTCTACGACTACTCCGACGACGCGGCCCACGCGTTCCGGGTGTGGCTGCGGGCTCGTTACGGCACCATCGACGGCCTCAACCACGCCTGGGGGACGGCGTTCTGGTCGCAGCGCTACTCCGACTGGGAACACGTCCTGCCGCCGCGTCAGGCCGCTTCGCATCCCAATCCCACCCAGCAGCTGGACTTCAAGCGGTTCTCCTCCGACGCACTCAAGGAATACCTGCGGGTGGAGCGCGACGAGCTGCGTCGCATCACCCCGGACGTGCCGGTGACGACCAACTTCATGGTCATGGGCGGCACCAAGGGGATGAACTACGCGGACTGGGCCGCCGAGGTGGACTTCGTCTCCAACGACCACTACGTCATTCCTGGGCCGCAGGCGATCGACGAGCTGTCGTTCTCGGCCAACCTCACCAGCGGTCTGGCGGGCGGGCGGCCGTGGTTCCTCATGGAGCACTCGACCAGCGCGGTCAACTGGCAACCGGTGAACCTGGCGAAGCGACCGGGGGAACTGGCTCGGGACTCACTGCTGCATGTGGCCCATGGTGCCGACGCGGTCTGCTACTTCCAATGGCGGCAGTCGGCTGCCGGCGCAGAGAAGTACCACTCGGCGATGGTTCCGCACGCCGGGGCCGACAGTGAGGTCTTCCGCTCGGTGACCCGCCTCGGCGGGCTGCTGCGGGACCTGGCACCGATCGCGGGATCCACCCGCGCCGGTGCCCGGGCCGCGATCGTCTTCGACTGGGACTCCTGGTGGGCCAGCGAACAGGACTCGCACCCGACGTCGCTGCTGCGATACCACCGGGAGGCGCTCGACTGGTATACCGCGTTCCTGGCCCTGGGGGTTC
This Actinoalloteichus hymeniacidonis DNA region includes the following protein-coding sequences:
- a CDS encoding carbohydrate ABC transporter permease, giving the protein MTSGNPTAPARRDRSSAAVRLRPQQPRQRSRTTRKPRRSVLLTVLTGLVLIYSLLPLFWLLINASKTPAGLFDSFGLWFGEDFALLDNIVATFTYDDGVFSRWLGNTLLYVVVGAGGATLLAVLGGYALAIFDFPGKRAVFAVVIGAVAVPGTALAVPTFLMFSQLGLTNTPWAVIIPSLISPFGLYLMWVFAAQAVPRDLLEAARIDGAGEIRSFLRVSLPLLAPGTVTVLLFTTVATWNNYFLPLIMIRDPDWFPLTLGLNSWNAQASTAGGEVVFHLVITGSLITIAPLIAAFLLLQRYWQSGLAAGSVKE
- a CDS encoding ABC transporter substrate-binding protein: MNHSRSPGAAREPSPTQVLDATKRRSEAIMNTSTRHVVRGLGVACVAMLGLTACSSPGEDSPSSATPAEIQAALDEGGTITVWAWEPTLEQAAADFQAEYPAVEVELVNVGTGPDQYTAVQNAVSAGAGGPDVAQIEYFALGQFVVTEAVADLSGFGATELEELFSPGPWNAVSAADGVHALPMDSGPMALFYNQDVFEEHDVEVPTTWDEYLDAARALNEADPDVYITSDIGDAGLTTSLIWQAGGRPYDVDGTSVGIDFSDEGTARYIEIWQQLIDEDLLAPIDSWTDQWYQGMAQGTIATLATGAWMPANFESGVPSGAGSWRVAPLPQWEEGVDAGAENGGSGLTIPQASENKLLAYAFIDYVTTGAGVGARLDGGAFPATVADLESEEFLDAELDYFGGQQANQIFATAAADVADDWTYLPYQAYANSVFNDTVGQSYVSDLPLTEGLQRWQQSSRSYGADQGFDVQE
- a CDS encoding beta-galactosidase, which produces MSHRTTPSWLRAPDGSTPGLAFGADYNPDQWPREVWDEDVALMRAAGVTIVSLGIFSWARIQPALDEWDFEWLDESMDLLHANGISVDLATATASPPPWLAAMHPEILPVTRTGETLWPGARQHWRPTSPIFRMHALKLVTRIAERYRDHPALVAWHVSNELGCHNVYDYSDDAAHAFRVWLRARYGTIDGLNHAWGTAFWSQRYSDWEHVLPPRQAASHPNPTQQLDFKRFSSDALKEYLRVERDELRRITPDVPVTTNFMVMGGTKGMNYADWAAEVDFVSNDHYVIPGPQAIDELSFSANLTSGLAGGRPWFLMEHSTSAVNWQPVNLAKRPGELARDSLLHVAHGADAVCYFQWRQSAAGAEKYHSAMVPHAGADSEVFRSVTRLGGLLRDLAPIAGSTRAGARAAIVFDWDSWWASEQDSHPTSLLRYHREALDWYTAFLALGVRADVVPLAADLSGYELVVAPVLNVVPAALRDRLTDYVQAGGHLVTTYFSGIVDENDHAWLGGYPGALRELLGIRIEEFAPLLEGQTVRLDLDDEDAVGSLWRDRISSVESDVEVLARYAEGDLAGSPAITRRPVGEGSAAYVSTRLGPAGLQGVLAGLLAQAGVESELPDSVRGNVELTVRTTGDDEFWFLVNRTDEPIAVPGELGRVLVATSGPALPSAAEDAVPVELEPRGVVVLRRGAPASDQPN